A window of Zingiber officinale cultivar Zhangliang chromosome 5A, Zo_v1.1, whole genome shotgun sequence contains these coding sequences:
- the LOC121980556 gene encoding probable gamma-aminobutyrate transaminase 3, mitochondrial: MARILHRGDLSKAGILIRHVATDARFQKCVPFATSIAARMMSSEASLLSGTTEEKEFKGHDMLAPFTAGWQSTDLHPLVIEKSEGSFVYDINGKKYLDALAGLWSTSLGGNEPRLIAAATTQLNELPFYHSFWNRTTKPSLDLAKEILDIFTSRKMGKVFFTNSGSEANDSQVKLVWYYNNALGRPNKKKIIARYKSYHGSTLVAASLSGLPALHQKFDLPAPFVLHTDCPHYWRFHLPGETEEEFSIRLANNLENLILKEGPDTIAAFIAEPVMGAGGVILPPKTYFEKVQAVLKKYDILFIADEVITAFGRLGTMFGCDKYNIKPDLVSIAKALSSAYLPIGAILVSPEIVDVIYSQSNKLGSFSHGFTYSGHPVSCAVALETLKIYKERNITEIVQAIAPKFQEGIKAFSDSPIIGEIRGTGLIHGTEFTNNKLPNEPFPAEWGVGAIFGSKCEKRGMLIRVAGDSIMMCPPYIITPDEIDKLIYIYGEALKSTEEKVAKLKSKVTC; this comes from the exons ATGGCGAGAATTCTTCATCGGGGCGATTTATCCAAG gctgGCATACTCATCAGGCATGTCGCAACTGATGCAAGATTTCAAAAGTGTGTACCTTTTGCAACTTCAATAGCTGCAAGGATGATGAGTTCAGAAGCATCTCTTCTGTCTGGGACAACCGaagaaaaaga GTTCAAGGGGCATGATATGTTAGCTCCATTCACTGCTGGATGGCAAAGCACTGACTTGCATCCCCTAGTGATTGAGAAGTCAGAG GGATCTTTTGTTTATGATATCAATGGGAAGAAATATCTTGATGCTCTTGCTGGATTATGGAGTACATCTTTAG GTGGAAATGAACCTCGTCTTATAGCTGCTGCAACCACACAATTGAATGAGTTGCCATTCTATCATTCCTTTTGGAATCGTACCACAAAACCATCCTTG GATCTTGCGAAGGAGATTCTTGACATCTTCACATCAAGAAAAATGGGGAAGGTCTTCTTCACCAATAGTGGTTCTGAAGCCAATGATTCCCAG GTAAAGCTGGTTTGGTACTATAACAATGCATTGGGCaggccaaacaagaagaaaattatAGCACGCTATAAATC GTATCACGGATCAACATTGGTAGCTGCTAGTCTTTCTGG ACTTCCAGCTTTGCACCAGAAGTTTGATCTCCCAGCACCGTTTGTTTTGCACACTGATTGCCCTCACTACTGGCGCTTCCATCTTCCTG GTGAAACAGAGGAGGAATTTTCAATTCGATTAGCTAATAACTTGGAGAATCTTATTCTAAAAGAAGGACCAGACACA ATAGCTGCATTTATAGCTGAACCAGTTATGGGGGCTGGAGGTGTTATACTTCCTCCAAAGACATACTTCGAAAAG GTTCAAGCTGTTCTGAAGAAGTATGATATATTATTTATTGCCGATGAG GTCATTACTGCTTTTGGAAGGCTAGGGACAATGTTTGGATGTGACAAATACAATATCAAGCCTGATCTCGTCTCCATTGCTAAA GCTCTTTCATCAGCATACTTACCAATAGGTGCAATACTTGTTAGCCCAGAAATTGTAGACGTTATATATTCTCAAAGTAACAAACTCG GTTCATTTTCTCATGGATTCACATATTCGGGCCATCCAGTCTCCTGCGCTGTTGCTTTAGAAACTCTTAAGATTTATAA GGAAAGAAACATTACTGAGATAGTGCAAGCCATTGCTCCAAAGTTTCAAGAGGGCATCAAAGCTTTTTCAGATAGTCCCATCATTGGGGAG ATACGCGGGACTGGTTTGATTCATGGAACTGAATTCACTAACAACAAGTTACCTAATGAACCATTTCCTGCTGAGTGGG GTGTAGGTGCAATCTTCGGATCAAAATGTGAAAAGCGTGGAATGCTAATTAGAGTTGCTGGGGACAGCATAATGATGTGCCCTCCCTATATTATTACTCCAGATGAGATAGATAAA TTGATCTACATCTATGGAGAAGCTCTGAAGAGCACAGAGGAGAAGGTAGCCAAATTGAAATCCAAGGTAACTTGTTAG